The genome window GCGGGATCGCCGACTTGGCGGAAGAGCACGCCGGCGGGTTCATCGACGTCACGACCCGCGCCAACCTCCAGATCCGCGAGATCCCGGCCGACCGGGGCTGCGCGGTCCACGAGGGGCTGTGCGACCTGGGGATCATCAACAAGGGTTCCGGGGCGGACAACATCCGGAACGTCACCTCCTCGGCGACCGCGGGCTTCGATCCCGACGAGCTGATCGACACGCTGCCGCTGGCCAAGGAGATGCACCACCACATCCTGAACCACCGCGAACTGTTCGGCCTGCCGCGGAAGTTCAACATCAGCTTCGAAGGGGGCGGGGCGATCGCGACCCTCGAAGACACGAACGACATCGGTTTCCAGGCGGTCCGCGTCCCCGCCGACCGGGCGTCGGTCGACCTGCCCGAAGGGATCTACTTCCGTCTTACGCTCGGGGGGATCACGGGGCACAAGGACTTCGCCCGCGACACCGGCGTCCTGCTCAGTCCGGAGGAGTGCGTCGGCGTGGCCCACGCCATCCTCCGGGTCTTCATCGACCACGGCGACCGGACCGACCGTCACAAGGCCCGCCTCAAGTACGTCCTCGACGCCTGGGGTTTCCCGAAGTTCATCGAAGCGGTCGAACAGCAGCTCGGCCGCCCGCTCCGGAAGGTCGAGGCGAACCGCTACGAACTGCCCGCGGTTCCCGACCGCTGGGCCCATGTCGGCGTCCATCGCCAGAAGCAGGAGGGGCGGTCGTACGTCGGCCTCGTGCTTCCGGTCGGCCGCCTGACCTGCGAGCAGGCGCGGGCCGTCGCCTCGATCGCCGACCGCTACGGCTCGGGCCGCCTCCGCCTCACCGTCTGGCAGAATCTTCTGATCCCGGACGTCCGGGACGCGGACGTCGAGACGGTCAAGCGGGAGATCGAAACGCTCGGATTGGAGTGGAGCGGGTCTTCGTTCCGCGCGGGGCTCGTCGCCTGCACCGGCAACGCCGGCTGCAAGTTCGCCGCTTCGAACACCAAGAGCCAGGCGATGCAGCTCGCCAGCTATCTCGAAGAGCGGTTCGACCTCGACGTCCCGATCAACATCCACCTCACCGGCTGCCCCAACAGCTGCGCCCAGCACTTCATCGGCGACATCGGCTTCCGCGGGACGAAGGTCGAAGTCGGCGAAGAGATGGTCGAGGGATACGAGATCGTGGTCGGCGGGGGATACGCG of Planctomyces sp. SH-PL14 contains these proteins:
- a CDS encoding NirA family protein, encoding MSTSNGFTEAQKTYLQGFAMGADVARKVRGLPILSNGGGAPAGAAIQLGPQGAQVLDGPAAPANLERQAQDRFLAQGKKLSKEEQAKRDKNALGIWNEMKQSAREGVFPKGTDVFLWKFHGLFYVAPAQDSFMCRLRIPGGELKGWQLRGIADLAEEHAGGFIDVTTRANLQIREIPADRGCAVHEGLCDLGIINKGSGADNIRNVTSSATAGFDPDELIDTLPLAKEMHHHILNHRELFGLPRKFNISFEGGGAIATLEDTNDIGFQAVRVPADRASVDLPEGIYFRLTLGGITGHKDFARDTGVLLSPEECVGVAHAILRVFIDHGDRTDRHKARLKYVLDAWGFPKFIEAVEQQLGRPLRKVEANRYELPAVPDRWAHVGVHRQKQEGRSYVGLVLPVGRLTCEQARAVASIADRYGSGRLRLTVWQNLLIPDVRDADVETVKREIETLGLEWSGSSFRAGLVACTGNAGCKFAASNTKSQAMQLASYLEERFDLDVPINIHLTGCPNSCAQHFIGDIGFRGTKVEVGEEMVEGYEIVVGGGYADKQSVARQLFPQVPFEEIPPIVERLIASYLDGREGKESFSDFANRQPIERLRSVATSSIAVAG